A window of Bacteroidales bacterium genomic DNA:
TATCAAACTCCTTCATTAAGCCATCGCCAGAGCCAACAGCCACCTCGTAAAAGTCACATAGAGCATCGTAACAGCGAATAATAAACTCTTTCTCAGGAAATGAGTCAGTAACACGTTTATTTAATTTAGTCTTGTCATTCTTTGAATATAGAATAACAGCGTATGCTTTTTTCCCGTCACGTCCAGCACGTCCGGCCTCTTGAAAATACTCTTCGGGAGAGTTGGGTAAATCCATATGAATAACAACCCTAACATCGGGTTTGTCAATACCCATACCAAAAGCATTTGTAGCAACAATAACCCTACACTCATCATCCTTCCAACGTTGTTGTTTCTGGTTCTTATCTTCGTTGCCCAATCCAGCATGAAAGAAATCTGCCGAAAAACCGCAACTCTGTAAATCCAGAGCAACCTCTTTGGTGCGTTTACGGTTGCGAACATAAACAATAGCACACCCCTTAACTCTGTTTAAAATCCTAACTAGTTCACCATTCTTATCATCGCACTCTCTAACAACGTAAGCAATATTTTTACGAGCAAAACTCTTTTTTAAAACGTTCTCTTCTTTAAAGAGCAATTTTCTTTGAATATCCTTAACAACCTCAGGAGTAGCGGTAGCGGTAAGAGCAAGAACAGGAGCCGAAGGGAAAATCTTTCTAATCTCAGCAATATTAACGTAAGCTGGTCTAAAGTCGTAACCCCATTGCGAAATACAATGAGCCTCATCAACAACAATCATAGAGATATCCATTTGTCGGAACTTTTCCAAGAACAATTCGCTACTCAAACGCTCGGGCGAAACATACAAGAATTTATAATTACCAAATATGCAGTTTTCAAGAGCGATATTTGTCTCTCTTCTGCTCATTCCTGAATGAACATAAGTCGCTTTAATATGTAAATCACGTAAATGATCCACTTGGTCTTTCATTAACGAAATAAGCGGAGTAACAACAATAGCAGTGCCCTCCATTGCTAAAGCAGGAACCTGAAAGGTAACAGACTTTCCGCCACCTGTGGGCATAAGACCTAAGGTGTCTTTACCCTCCAAAACAGAGTTTATAATATCCTCTTGAAGAGAGCGAAAAGAGTCGTAACCCCAATATCTTTTAAGTATGTCGTGAATATTCTCGTGCATCAATTCGTTGTTGTAGTATGTTTGTTCAAAAATACAAACAAAGAATGAAATATAAAAAAATTTTTTTTTTAATAATTTGTAGGTAATATAAAAAATTATATATATTTGCAGAACTACTCTTTGGGAGTAATTTAAGAAAACTTTTTGACTACCGTTCTGCGTATTCGCGGAATATCTTTCCCAAAAAAGATAGCAACGTATAATTAGTAAAAGTTCGCAATTTATGCGAACTGCTCAACAGAAGTTCTTTCTGCGAAATCCTTCTGTTGGGTTGATGGTTTTATTAAATAAAACTTTACTATAAATCCATCTTTAAAAAGATGGATTATGAGAAACCATAAATGGTTTCTGTTTAGAAATACATCTTAAATTACCCC
This region includes:
- a CDS encoding RecQ family ATP-dependent DNA helicase; amino-acid sequence: MHENIHDILKRYWGYDSFRSLQEDIINSVLEGKDTLGLMPTGGGKSVTFQVPALAMEGTAIVVTPLISLMKDQVDHLRDLHIKATYVHSGMSRRETNIALENCIFGNYKFLYVSPERLSSELFLEKFRQMDISMIVVDEAHCISQWGYDFRPAYVNIAEIRKIFPSAPVLALTATATPEVVKDIQRKLLFKEENVLKKSFARKNIAYVVRECDDKNGELVRILNRVKGCAIVYVRNRKRTKEVALDLQSCGFSADFFHAGLGNEDKNQKQQRWKDDECRVIVATNAFGMGIDKPDVRVVIHMDLPNSPEEYFQEAGRAGRDGKKAYAVILYSKNDKTKLNKRVTDSFPEKEFIIRCYDALCDFYEVAVGSGDGLMKEFDINKFCSIYKFPILTAYNAIKIIELCGYVEYVENVDAAARMMFLVDREELYNWQAMHQNEETVLECAMRSYSGMFSEYAYINEDQLARRTALSHKEVCEALISLSRQRIIHYIPRRQNPYIFFSAPRETTKYVHIPKNVYEERKERFQKRIESMITYATHDKKCRQLMLLEYFGEKDGKCCQICDNCLNSDSKEVDKRDFAEIESKLNELLSVNACNINQIVNALPFNRDKIIEVVRFLVDEGYIVYDEPLYRLK